GCTGTGGCCGTTCTCCACGCTGGGGTGGCCGGACGCCACCGCGGACCTGGCGAAGTTCTATCCGACCAGCGTGCTGTCCACCGGCTACGACATCCTGTTCTTCTGGGTCGCCAGGATGATGATGTTCGGCCTGTACGCCCTGGACGGGATCCAGCCGTTCGAACATGTCTACCTGCACGGCCTGATCCGGGACGCCGACGGCAAGAAGATGTCCAAGTCCCGGGGCAACGTGATCGACCCGCTGGACTGGATGAACGACTACGGCGCCGACGCCACCCGGTTCACCCTGGCGCGCGGCGCCAACCCCGGCGCCGATATGGCGCTGGCCGAGGAGTGGGCGGCCGGTGCCCGCAACTTCTGCACCAAGCTGTGGAACGCCACCAGGTTCGCGTTGCTGAACGGGGCGAACGTGGCAGGCCCACTGCCGGAGCCGGGTGCGCTGACCGAGGCTGACCGCTGGATCCTCGGCAGGTTGGACGCCGTGGTGTCCGAGGTGGACACGCTGCTGGAGCAGTTCCAGTTCGCCAAGGCGACCAACGCGCTGTACCACTTCACCTGGGACGAGCTCTGCGACTGGTACCTGGAGCTGGCCAAGGTGCAGCTCGCTGGCGAGCATGCCGGGAGCACCCGGCTGGTGCTCGGCCACGCGCTGGACACGGTGCTGCGCCTGCTGCACCCGATCGTGCCGTTCATCACCGAGAAGCTGTGGACCGCGCTCACCGGCGGCGAGTCGGTGGCGATCGCACCATGGCCGGGGGAGAAGGAGGGCTTCGCCCGCTTCACCGACCAGGACGCCTCCGCGCGGATCACCGACCTGCAGAAGCTGGTCACCGAGATCCGGCGGTTCCGGGCCGATCAGGGGCTGAAGCCGGGCCAGCGGGTGTCGGCGCGACTGTCCGGCGCCGGGTTCGCCGCGCTGGGCGGGCACGAGGACGCGATCAGGTCGCTGGTGCGGTTGACCGAACCAGGGGAGTCCTTCACCGCGAGCGCGTCGCTGGAGGTCGCGCTGTCCGGCGGCCTGGTCGGGGTGGAGCTGGACCTCTCCGGCGCCGTTGACGTGACGGCCGAGCGCAAGCGGCTGCGCAAGGACCTGGCCGCGGCGGAGAAAGAGCTCAAGCAGACCGAGGGCAAGCTCGGTAACCAGTCCTTCTTGGACAAGGCGCCCGCCGAGGTGGTGGACAAGATCCGCGTGCGCAGGGATACCGCCGCCGCCGATATCGACCGGATCAACGCGCGACTGGCCGCGCTGCCCGCGGGCTGAGCCGGCGGCTACCGCAGGTGGGCGTAGGTCACCTCGGCCACGCCCCGCATGCCGGTGAAGTACGGGTGGTACTCGGCCGCGGCCAGCAGCTTGCGGTGCTGGCCGTTCACCCAGGCCGTGCCGCGTGGCTGGCAGGCGTCATGCCCCAGCGAGGGGCCGAAGGTGTCCACATAGGTCGTGGCGCCGTCCGCCGCGGCCGCCTTCTCCAGCGCGCCGTTCAGCGCCTTCTCCACCTCGTTCAGCCAGGCGTAGTCGCCTTCCGCGAAGGGAAGCACCTTCGGGCAGTAGCCGACTTCCGGGGCGATCCGGGGGTAGCCGATCAGCAGCACCCGCGCCCGCGGTGCGCGTTCGTGGATTCCGCGCAGCACCTCGGTGACGTTGTCCTGGGTGTCGGCGATCCGCGCCAGGATGGTGTCCACCCCGTCCTCGGTGAAGTGTTCCCGGCAGGGCGCGCCGGTCGGATCGCCGGACCGCAGCTGTGGGCAGGTGTCGACCAGGCTGCCGAACACCCCGTAGTCATTCCCGCCGATCCCGATGGTGACCAGGTCGGTGTGCGGTCGCAGCGCGTTGAACTGCGGCGGGTTGGGTCCCAGGAACACATCCTGCGGGCTGGTCATATCGCCGGTGTCCGCACCACCGCAGCTGACGTCGGTGTAGCTGTGCACCCGTAGCCGGTGCGCCAGCAGCGCGGGGTAGTTGCTGGTCGAGCGGACGCAGCCGACCGGGTCCAGCCGGGGCAGCGGGATCAGTGGCCCGGAGGTGTAGGAGTCGCCGAGGGCGACGTAGTGCCGGAACGTCGCCGTGGTGCCGCCGGTCGCGGCGGCGGTCAGGGTGCTGGCGGTCAGCACGACCGCGGTGAGCAGCGCGACCGTGATCGCGCTCGCGGTGGTGGACAGGCTCCGGCGAGTACGCATGGGATCCCCTTTGATCGGCCTGCCTACGTTCCTAGCCGACGTGCCGCCGCGCGCGCTGCGCCCGATCGGGGGTCAGTTCGCCCGGATCCCGGCCAGAGCCACCTCGACCGCCCGCCGGCTGGCGAGGATCGCCTGTTCGAGTGACTCGTTCCGGGCCAGGCTCGCGGTCAGCGCCGCATGCATCGCGCCCACCAGTGCGCCGATCGTGGCCGCCGCGGTGATCGGGTCGTACCGATCCGGGTAGGCGGCGCGGAGCGCGTCGGCGAGCCGTTGCTGCGCGTCCACCAGCAACTGCAGCGACCGCGCCCGCAACTCGGGTACCGCCATGATCAGCCGGGCCTGCTCGAGGCTCACCTCGAAGCTGGGCTCACCACCGGTCGAGGTGAGCGTGGTCAGCAACTCCTCCACGATCCTGGCCAGCAGGTCGGCGGGCCGCTCCCGCCCACCCCGGGCCACGATCCGCTCCCGCAGCACCTCGATGCGTTCCCTGCGGTGGCCGAAGATGAGCTCTTCCTTGCCTGGGAAGTAGTTGAACAGGGTCTTCGTGGACACACCCGCCTCGGCGGCGATCTCGGCCACGGTGGTCCGCTCGTAGCCCTTCTCCTGGAACAGCCGCGTCGCGGCCTCGAACAAGGCCTCCCGCGTCCGCTGCTTCTTGCGCTCGCGCAGCCCTGCCGTCTCCACCATCGGCGTATCTTACAACGGCGGAAATATTACATGTCTTGTAAAAATACACCTGATGGTGTTTGGTGGTGACTGTCACACGAGTCCGTCGAAGGGGAGAGACATGACCCGGACCTACCCCCAGCACCGCACCAACCCGTTCGACCCACCGCCGGAGTTCGCCGACGTGCGGGCCGATGAGCCGCTGAGCAGGCTCACCTACCCGGACGGACACCTCGGGTGGATGGTGACCACGCACGCCTTGGCCAAGGCGGTGCTGGCCGAACCCCGGTTCAGCTCGCGGCTGGATGTGCGGCGCTCGGTGGTGCGCAGGCCGAAGGTGGCGGACATCGCAGTCGGCGGCCCAGCCAGGCCGGGCTTCTTCATCGGGATGGACCCGCCGGAGCACACCCGCTACCGCAAGCTGCTCACCGGGCAGTTCACCGTGCGCAGGATGAACCAGCTGGTGCCGCGGATCGAGCAGATCGTGCGCGAGCACCTGGACGCCATGGCGCACGCGGGCCCGCCTGCCGAGCTGGTGCACGACTTCGCGTTGCCGGTGCCATCCCTGGTCATCTGCGAGCTGCTCGGCGTGCCGTATGCCGACCGGGAGGAGTTCCAGCGGGACAGCGCGATCATGCTCCGCCTGGACGCCACCGACGAGGAGGCTTCGGCCGCCGTGCGCTCGCTGCTGACCTACCTGGGCGAGCTGGTGCGCCGCAAGCAGGCCGAACCCGGCGAGGACCTGTTGAGCGGGTTGATCGCCGGTGGCGAGCTCACCGAGGACGAGCTGGCCACCATCGCCTTCCTGCTGCTGGTCGCCGGGCACGAGACCACGGCGAACATGCTGGCCCTTGGCACTTTCGTGCTGTTGCAGCGCCCCGGGCAGGCGGCTGCGCTGCGCGCGGGCAGTGTGCCGGTGGAGGGGGTGGTGGAGGAACTGCTGCGCTACCTCACCATCATCCACCAGGGCCTGGTGCGTACCGCGGTCGAGGACGTCGAACTGGCGGGGCAGCTGATCCGCGCGGGGGAGTCGGTCGCGGTCGCCCTGCCCGCGGCGAACCGGGACCCGGATCGGTTCGAGGATCCGGACAGCCTGGACCTGGCCCGGGACGCCGGTGGCCATCTCGGCTTCGGGCACGGGGTGCACCAGTGTCTCGGCCAGCAACTCGCCCGGATCGAGATGCGGCTGGCCTATGCCGAGCTGTTCCGCCGGTTCCCCGGGCTGCGGCTGGCGGTGGCGCCGGAGGAGGTGCCGTTGCGTACCGATATGGGCATCTACGGGGTGCACCGGTTGCCGGTCAGCTGGTGACCGGCTTGCGGTAGGCCAGCAGATAACGCCAGAACAGCGGGATGCGGACGGTGCTGCCCCGCGCGCCACCAGGTTCGCCGGGGCCGCGGCCAGCTTGACCACCTCTGCCGCGGGCAGCCCTGCGCAGCAACAGCGGGTGGTGGTGATCATTGTGACTGAACGGCACGCACTCCAAGCTGCCAGAACACGCGCACGTAGACTCACCCCGTCCACGAGAAGGCACGAGTTGGGAGTGTGTGTGCCGTCAGGTGAGTCGTCCGACGACCAGGAGTTCCCTCCGGAACTCTCCGCCGGTGCCAACTTCGTCGCCGGGCCCTTGCCGGACGATCCCGAGGAGGAGCGCGAGGAACCGGTCGTCGACGAGGCGGCCAGGGCCGAGCAGGCCCGCTACGAGCTGGCCGTGGTCGAGAACGAGCTGAACGAGCGCTGGCCGGAGACCAGGATCGAGCCCTCGCTCACCCGGATCACCGCCCTGCTCGACCTGCTGGGTGACCCGCAGCGGGGCTATCCGGTGCTGCAGGTGTCCGGCACCAACGGCAAGAGCTCCATCGCCAGGATGATCGAGGCGTTGCTGACCAGGATGGGGCTGCGGGTCGGCCGCTACACCAGCCCGCACCTGCAACTGGTCACGGAACGGATCAGCATCGACGGCGAGCCGATCTCCCCGGAAACCTATGTGGACACCTACCGCGATGTCGCCCCGTTCGTGTCCATGGTGGACAACGCGGCCGGGCCGGGCGAGCCCGCGATGAGCAAGTTCGAGGTGCTCACCGGGATGGCCTTCGCCGCCTTCGCCGACGCCCCGGTGGAGGCGGCCGTGCTGGAGGTCGGTCTCGGCGGAACCTGGGACGCGACCAATGCCGCCGATGCGCAGGTCGCCGTCGTCGCGCCGATCGGCGTGGACCATGTCGAGTACCTCGGCAGCGAGCTGGGCGGGATCGCGCGGGAGAAGGCGGGGATCATCAAGCCGGGCAGCATCGCCCTGCTCGCCGAGCAGGAGCCCGAGGCGGAGCGGGTGCTGCTGGAGCGGGCCGTGGACGTGGACGCGACCGTGGCCAGGGCTGGCAGCGAGTTCGCCGTGTTGTCCCGCGAGATCGCCGTCGGCGGGCAACTGCTGCGACTGCAGGGCCTCGGCGGGGTCTACGACGAGATCTTCCTTCCGCTGCACGGGGCGCACCAGGCCGCCAATGCCTCGCTCGCGCTCGCCGCGGTCGAGGCCTTCTTCGGCGCGGGCAAGGAACGCCAGCTGGTGGTGGACGCGGTACGCGAGGCCTTCGCCGAAGTGGTCACCCCCGGCAGGCTGGAACGGGTGCGGGCGGCACCCACGGTGCTGCTGGACGCCGCGCACAACCCGCACGGCGCCCGGGCGCTGGCCACCACGGTGGCCGAGGAGTTCGCCTTCCGCAGGCTCGCCGCCGTGGTCGGCGTGCTGGAGGGCAAGGACGCCCGCGGCATCCTGGAGGCGATCGAACCGGTCGTCTCGGAGATCGTGGTTACCCGTCCCGAGTCACCCCGCGCCATGCCGGTTGCCGAGCTGGCCGAGCTGGCGGTGGCGGTGTTCGGGGACGAGCGGGTGGTCGCCGAGCCGTCCCTGGACGCCGCGGTGGAGACCGCGGTCGGACTGGTGGAGCAGCCGGACGACCCGGAGGAGCCGCTGGCGGGCGGTGGTGTCCTGATCACCGGATCGGTGGTGACGGCGGGCCAGGCCCGCACCCTGTTCGGCAAGGAGCCGCGGTGAGCGAGCAGCAGGAACCGGCGCAACCCCGGGACCCGATGAAGTCCTTCCGCGGGGTCATGGCGGGTTCGCTGGTGATCGAGGCGATCGTGGTCGGGCTGGCGCTGCCGGTGGTGGGCACCCTCGGCGACGGGATCGCCAGCGGGCAGGCGTGGACGGTCGGGGCCATCGCCCTCGCGCTCATCCTGTGCTGCGGCTTCCTGCGTCACCCCTGGGTGACCTGGGTGGTGCTCGCACTGCAGGTCGCGCTGATCGCCTTCGTGGTCTGGCTGCCCGCGGTGACCGTCATCGGGGTGCTGTTCCTGGGGATCTGGCTGTGGTTGTTCTGGCTGCGCCGCGATGTGGCCCGCCGGATGGCCGATGGCAGGCTGCCGAGCCAGCAGCAGGAGCAGTAGCACGTTCACCACCTGGACAGCCGCCGTTGTCCGGGTGGCTCCCGGCGCGGGATAGAAGAGCGGGCATGACCGAATTGACGAGTTCCCACCCGCTCGGCCGCCGCTCCCTGCTGCGGGCCGGCCTGCTCGGTGCGGGCGCGCTCGCCGCGGGTGCCGCCACCGCCCCGGCCGTGTCCGCCGCACCCGCGCTGATCCGGCGCGGCCGCCCGGTGCTGACCCACGGCGTGCAGTCCGGTGACGTCAGCGCCCACTCGGCGATCATCTGGACCCGGGCGGACCGCCCGGCGCGGATGCTGGTCGAGGTCTCCCGTGACCCGTCCTTCCGGCACGCCCGCAGGCTGTGCGGCCCGCTGCTCACGCAGGAGACCGGGGGCACCGGCAAGCTGCGGGTGCCGTTCCTGCCGCCTGGCACCGACCTGCACTACCGCGTCACCGCCGAGGACCTGGACGGGCGAGCAACGAGCGAGCCGCTCACCGGGCGGCTGCGCACCGCGCCGCTGGGCCGCGCCGGGGTGCGGCTGCTGTGGTCCGGTGACGTCGCGGGCCAGGGCTGGGGGATCAACCCCGAGGCCGGCGGGATGTCGATCTACGCGGCGATGGCCGAGCGCGACCCCGACCTGTTCCTGCACAACGGGGACAGCGTGTACGCCGACGGGCCGCTGAGCGAGACCGTGTCACTGCCGGACGGCCGGATCTGGCGCAACCTGATGACCCCGGAGAAGTCCAAGGTCGCCGAGACGCTCGAGGAGTACCGCGGCCAGTTCGCCTACAACCTGCTGGACGAGAACGTGCGCGCCTTCGCGGCCGCGGTGCCCAGCCAGGTCCAGTGGGACGACCACGAGGTGGTGAACAACTGGTGCCCCGGTGAGATCCTGGACCTGCCGCAGTACACCGAGAAACGGGTCGACGTGCTGGCGCGCAGGGCTTTCCGTGCGTTCCACGAATGGCAGCCGATCGACGCCCGCGCCGCGGTGGACGGCCGCGTCTACCGCAGCTTCCGGCACGGGGCGCACGCCGAGGTGTTCGTACTGGACATGCGCAGCTACCGCGACGCGAACACGATGGACCACACCGAACGCGGCCGGATCCTTGGCAGGCGGCAGGCCGCCTGGCTGGTACGCGAGCTGGCGCGCAGCACGGCGACCTGGAAGATCGTGCAGTCGGATATGCCGATCGGCCTGATCGTGCCGGACGGCGAGGACATCGAGGGCGTTGCCGACGGGCGGCCCGGCGCTCCCGGCGGAAGGGAACACGAGCTCGCCTGGGTGCTGCGGCAGCTGGCGCGGCGGCGCGTGCGCAATGTGGTCTGGGTGACCGCGGACGTGCACTATACGGCCGCGCACTACTACTCACCGGACCGGGCCGCGGTCGGCGACTTCGACCCCTTCTGGGAGTTCGTGAGCGGCCCGCTGAACGCGGGCGCCTTCGGTCCGAACACGCTGGACCCGACCTTCGGCCCGGAGGCCGTGTTCGTGCACGCGCCGCCGCGGCCGAACACCTCGCCGCTGGAGGGATACCAGCATTTCGGCGAGCTGGACATCGACGGCAGGAGCGGGAATCTCACCGTCCACCTGCGCGACGGCACGGGTGCCGCACTGTGGTCGAGGACCCTGCGTCCACGGTGGCGATGACCGACTCGCTAGGCTGCGCGGCAATAGCACAGTTTTCATGTCTACTCGAGGAGAAACACCGTCGTGAGTGAGCGCACGCTGGTCCTGGTCAAGCCCGACGGCGTCGAGCGGGGGCTGATCGGTGAGGTCATCAGCCGGATCGAGCGCAAGGGCCTCACCATCGCCGCGCTGGAGCTGCGCGAGGTCGAGCGCTCGGTCGCCGAGGAGCACTATGCCGAGCACAAGGAGAAGCCGTTCTTCGGCGAGCTGCTCGAGTTCATCACCTCGGGGCCGGTGGTCGCCATGATCGTTGAGGGGCCGCGTGCCATCACCGGGTTCCGCCAGCTCGCGGGCGGCACCGACCCGGTGGAGAAGGCGACCCCCGGCACCCTGCGCGGGGACTTCGCGCTGGAGACCCAGTTCAACCTGGTGCACGGCTCCGACTCGCCCGAGTCCGCCGAGCGCGAGCTCAAGCTCTGGTTCCCCAACCGCTGAGCCTGATGTTGTGAGTGTCCCGCCCACCCGTCTCCCACCACCACCCAACCGGAGACGCTGACGCGTCACTGTGTTCATTGCGAAATTCGCAGGGAACGGGCCACTCACAGCGGGACAGCCGCACCTGGCACGGGTGTGCCGGATGCCGATATGGTCGCCATCACGATCGGCATCCGGTTACCTGAAAGGGGTTGCGAAGGTGGGGTTTTCACCGGCTCGTAGTCGGCGTCTCCTCGGGGCGTTCGGCTCGATGCTGCTCGCGGCGGGCCTGCTCACCACGGGGCAGGCCACCGCGGCAGCGGAACCACAGGTACTGAGTACCAACGGGGCGCCCGTGCCGGAGCTGGCCTGGGGTTCCTGCGGGGAGGACTACCCCGCCGCCTACGAATGCGCGGAGGCCGAGGTCCCGCTGTCCTACCGGCGGCCGCACGGGCAGAGCATCACCCTGGCCGTCGGCAGGCTGCCAGCCAAGGACCAGGCAAACAAGATCGGCACCATCCTGTACAACCCGGGCGGCCCCGGTGGCCCGGGACGGATTCCGCCGAAACTGACCGAACGCCTGCACGAACGCTTCGACATCGTCGGCTTCGACCCGCGTGGCATCGGCTCGAGCACACCGCTGCGCTGCTTCGCCGACCCGGACGACGGCCAGCTGCTCGGGGGCCCGTTCCCGGTCACCCCGGCAGAGGTGCGCCAGCTGGTCCGGGACACCAGGAA
The sequence above is drawn from the Amycolatopsis aidingensis genome and encodes:
- a CDS encoding SGNH/GDSL hydrolase family protein codes for the protein MRTRRSLSTTASAITVALLTAVVLTASTLTAAATGGTTATFRHYVALGDSYTSGPLIPLPRLDPVGCVRSTSNYPALLAHRLRVHSYTDVSCGGADTGDMTSPQDVFLGPNPPQFNALRPHTDLVTIGIGGNDYGVFGSLVDTCPQLRSGDPTGAPCREHFTEDGVDTILARIADTQDNVTEVLRGIHERAPRARVLLIGYPRIAPEVGYCPKVLPFAEGDYAWLNEVEKALNGALEKAAAADGATTYVDTFGPSLGHDACQPRGTAWVNGQHRKLLAAAEYHPYFTGMRGVAEVTYAHLR
- a CDS encoding DUF4233 domain-containing protein, which gives rise to MKSFRGVMAGSLVIEAIVVGLALPVVGTLGDGIASGQAWTVGAIALALILCCGFLRHPWVTWVVLALQVALIAFVVWLPAVTVIGVLFLGIWLWLFWLRRDVARRMADGRLPSQQQEQ
- a CDS encoding alkaline phosphatase D family protein, with amino-acid sequence MTELTSSHPLGRRSLLRAGLLGAGALAAGAATAPAVSAAPALIRRGRPVLTHGVQSGDVSAHSAIIWTRADRPARMLVEVSRDPSFRHARRLCGPLLTQETGGTGKLRVPFLPPGTDLHYRVTAEDLDGRATSEPLTGRLRTAPLGRAGVRLLWSGDVAGQGWGINPEAGGMSIYAAMAERDPDLFLHNGDSVYADGPLSETVSLPDGRIWRNLMTPEKSKVAETLEEYRGQFAYNLLDENVRAFAAAVPSQVQWDDHEVVNNWCPGEILDLPQYTEKRVDVLARRAFRAFHEWQPIDARAAVDGRVYRSFRHGAHAEVFVLDMRSYRDANTMDHTERGRILGRRQAAWLVRELARSTATWKIVQSDMPIGLIVPDGEDIEGVADGRPGAPGGREHELAWVLRQLARRRVRNVVWVTADVHYTAAHYYSPDRAAVGDFDPFWEFVSGPLNAGAFGPNTLDPTFGPEAVFVHAPPRPNTSPLEGYQHFGELDIDGRSGNLTVHLRDGTGAALWSRTLRPRWR
- a CDS encoding cytochrome P450 gives rise to the protein MTRTYPQHRTNPFDPPPEFADVRADEPLSRLTYPDGHLGWMVTTHALAKAVLAEPRFSSRLDVRRSVVRRPKVADIAVGGPARPGFFIGMDPPEHTRYRKLLTGQFTVRRMNQLVPRIEQIVREHLDAMAHAGPPAELVHDFALPVPSLVICELLGVPYADREEFQRDSAIMLRLDATDEEASAAVRSLLTYLGELVRRKQAEPGEDLLSGLIAGGELTEDELATIAFLLLVAGHETTANMLALGTFVLLQRPGQAAALRAGSVPVEGVVEELLRYLTIIHQGLVRTAVEDVELAGQLIRAGESVAVALPAANRDPDRFEDPDSLDLARDAGGHLGFGHGVHQCLGQQLARIEMRLAYAELFRRFPGLRLAVAPEEVPLRTDMGIYGVHRLPVSW
- the ndk gene encoding nucleoside-diphosphate kinase — its product is MSERTLVLVKPDGVERGLIGEVISRIERKGLTIAALELREVERSVAEEHYAEHKEKPFFGELLEFITSGPVVAMIVEGPRAITGFRQLAGGTDPVEKATPGTLRGDFALETQFNLVHGSDSPESAERELKLWFPNR
- a CDS encoding TetR/AcrR family transcriptional regulator, producing the protein MVETAGLRERKKQRTREALFEAATRLFQEKGYERTTVAEIAAEAGVSTKTLFNYFPGKEELIFGHRRERIEVLRERIVARGGRERPADLLARIVEELLTTLTSTGGEPSFEVSLEQARLIMAVPELRARSLQLLVDAQQRLADALRAAYPDRYDPITAAATIGALVGAMHAALTASLARNESLEQAILASRRAVEVALAGIRAN
- the folC gene encoding bifunctional tetrahydrofolate synthase/dihydrofolate synthase → MPSGESSDDQEFPPELSAGANFVAGPLPDDPEEEREEPVVDEAARAEQARYELAVVENELNERWPETRIEPSLTRITALLDLLGDPQRGYPVLQVSGTNGKSSIARMIEALLTRMGLRVGRYTSPHLQLVTERISIDGEPISPETYVDTYRDVAPFVSMVDNAAGPGEPAMSKFEVLTGMAFAAFADAPVEAAVLEVGLGGTWDATNAADAQVAVVAPIGVDHVEYLGSELGGIAREKAGIIKPGSIALLAEQEPEAERVLLERAVDVDATVARAGSEFAVLSREIAVGGQLLRLQGLGGVYDEIFLPLHGAHQAANASLALAAVEAFFGAGKERQLVVDAVREAFAEVVTPGRLERVRAAPTVLLDAAHNPHGARALATTVAEEFAFRRLAAVVGVLEGKDARGILEAIEPVVSEIVVTRPESPRAMPVAELAELAVAVFGDERVVAEPSLDAAVETAVGLVEQPDDPEEPLAGGGVLITGSVVTAGQARTLFGKEPR